The following proteins come from a genomic window of Micromonospora echinofusca:
- a CDS encoding tyrosine-protein phosphatase — MSGRDWELVGAPNARDLGGLVGADGRRVRPGVLIRTPALGRLTDEDLPVLAKLGPSCVVDLRDHSETAVAPPDRLAGQPRVVHLPVHDAEHPVFTYVSAVLLGHDLGAYEALAEQGTPAAMAAIYRWFVSGESARANFGAAVRLAAQAENLPLVYHCSAGKDRTGWLTVLLLSALGVDEATIRADYLANNRLTESLREVLLEAMRRRMPGLDVEAVRPVLEVREEYLDAAYAEVRRVHGSFGAYLRDGLGVTDDVVVALRAQLLD, encoded by the coding sequence ATGAGCGGGCGGGATTGGGAGTTGGTGGGGGCGCCGAACGCCCGTGACCTCGGCGGTCTGGTCGGCGCCGACGGCCGCAGGGTGCGTCCGGGGGTGCTGATCCGTACCCCGGCGCTGGGTCGGCTGACCGACGAGGACCTGCCGGTGCTGGCCAAGCTCGGCCCGTCCTGCGTGGTCGATCTGCGGGACCACTCGGAGACGGCGGTCGCCCCGCCGGACCGGCTGGCCGGTCAGCCGCGGGTGGTGCACCTGCCGGTGCACGACGCCGAGCACCCTGTGTTCACGTACGTCTCGGCGGTGCTGCTCGGGCACGACCTGGGCGCGTACGAGGCCTTGGCGGAGCAGGGCACTCCGGCGGCGATGGCGGCGATCTACCGCTGGTTCGTCAGCGGGGAGTCGGCGCGGGCGAACTTCGGCGCGGCGGTGCGGCTGGCGGCCCAGGCGGAGAACCTGCCGCTGGTCTACCACTGCTCGGCGGGCAAGGACCGGACCGGCTGGTTGACGGTGCTGCTGCTCAGCGCGCTCGGCGTGGACGAGGCGACGATCCGGGCGGACTACCTGGCGAACAACCGGCTGACCGAGAGCCTGCGGGAGGTCCTGCTGGAGGCGATGCGCCGGCGGATGCCGGGGCTGGACGTCGAGGCGGTGCGCCCCGTGTTGGAGGTGCGCGAGGAGTACCTGGACGCCGCGTACGCGGAGGTGCGCCGGGTGCACGGGTCGTTCGGGGCGTACCTGCGTGACGGGCTCGGGGTGACCGACGACGTGGTGGTGGCGCTGCGGGCGCAGCTGCTGGACTGA
- a CDS encoding serine hydrolase, which yields MTWDELDARLDGVPGTVSAYVARVGAAPAWTRHADATHYAASTMKAAVLVALHRAAEAGTLDLDAPVPVRNEFDSALPGAPRFSCARHYDNDEAVWERVGDDVTLRWLAHRMIVRSSNLATNLVIDHVGLPAVARVWDLTGARHSVTGRGIEDFAAREAGVTNLVTAADLAALLGALAAGADRPGPLASPAGCAAMLDVLFAQEHREDLAAGLPEGTRIAHKNGWVRGVRHGAGVVFPDDAPPYAVVVCTTTDLADGGPSGEEDDDACRLIARVSAAAWDARRDL from the coding sequence ATGACCTGGGACGAGCTCGACGCCCGACTGGACGGGGTGCCCGGCACCGTGTCGGCGTACGTGGCGCGGGTCGGCGCCGCCCCCGCCTGGACCCGGCACGCCGACGCGACCCACTACGCGGCCAGCACCATGAAGGCCGCGGTGCTCGTCGCGCTGCACCGCGCCGCCGAGGCCGGCACCCTAGACCTCGACGCACCGGTGCCGGTGCGCAACGAGTTCGACTCGGCGCTGCCCGGCGCGCCCCGGTTCTCCTGCGCCCGGCACTACGACAACGACGAGGCCGTCTGGGAACGCGTCGGCGACGACGTCACACTGCGCTGGCTCGCCCACCGGATGATCGTCCGCTCCAGCAACCTCGCCACCAACCTGGTGATCGACCACGTCGGACTGCCGGCCGTGGCACGGGTGTGGGACCTCACCGGGGCCCGGCACAGCGTCACCGGCCGGGGCATCGAGGACTTCGCGGCCCGCGAGGCGGGCGTCACCAACCTGGTCACCGCCGCCGACCTGGCCGCGCTGCTCGGTGCGCTGGCCGCCGGCGCCGACCGCCCGGGCCCGCTCGCCTCACCGGCCGGCTGCGCCGCCATGCTCGACGTGCTGTTCGCTCAGGAACACCGCGAGGACCTGGCCGCCGGCCTGCCCGAGGGCACCCGCATCGCGCACAAGAACGGCTGGGTGCGCGGCGTGCGGCACGGCGCCGGAGTGGTCTTCCCCGACGACGCGCCGCCGTACGCCGTCGTCGTCTGCACCACCACGGACCTCGCCGACGGCGGCCCCAGCGGCGAGGAGGACGACGACGCCTGCCGGCTGATCGCGCGGGTCTCCGCCGCGGCCTGGGACGCCCGGCGCGACCTGTGA
- a CDS encoding class I SAM-dependent methyltransferase, translating into MTVAAYDAHADWYEAFATDTSSDYMTRVRARLGDLLGPGPGRCLDLCCGTGLQAAELRRLGWDPVGVDLSAGQLRHARARLPVARADAAALPVADASVPAVACVLAHTDVPDYAAVIAEVARVLAPGGRFVHVGVHPCFIGAFADRSDPRRIVIDGGYAERERSFRAWAPHGVRVRVGAWHVPLADLLNAVTDAGLTLVRTVEAGSGPVPDLFGFLATRPA; encoded by the coding sequence ATGACGGTTGCCGCCTACGACGCGCACGCCGACTGGTACGAGGCGTTCGCCACCGACACGTCCAGCGACTACATGACCCGGGTCCGCGCCCGGCTCGGCGACCTGCTCGGCCCCGGCCCCGGCCGCTGCCTCGACCTGTGCTGCGGCACCGGGCTCCAGGCGGCGGAGCTGCGCCGGCTGGGCTGGGACCCGGTGGGGGTCGACCTGTCCGCCGGGCAGTTGCGGCACGCCCGGGCGCGCCTGCCGGTGGCCCGCGCCGACGCGGCGGCGCTGCCGGTCGCCGACGCCTCGGTGCCGGCGGTGGCGTGCGTGCTGGCCCACACCGACGTGCCCGACTACGCGGCGGTGATCGCCGAGGTCGCGCGGGTGCTCGCGCCGGGCGGGCGGTTCGTCCACGTCGGGGTGCACCCGTGCTTCATCGGCGCGTTCGCCGACCGCTCCGACCCGCGGCGGATCGTGATCGACGGCGGCTACGCCGAGCGGGAGCGCAGCTTCCGGGCCTGGGCGCCGCACGGGGTGCGGGTGCGCGTCGGCGCGTGGCACGTCCCGCTGGCCGACCTGCTCAACGCGGTCACCGACGCCGGCCTGACACTGGTGCGTACGGTCGAGGCCGGCTCCGGCCCGGTGCCCGACCTGTTCGGCTTCCTCGCCACCCGTCCCGCCTGA
- the typA gene encoding translational GTPase TypA, which yields MQLRTDLRNVAIIAHVDHGKTTLVDAMLRQAGAYGARGEVTERVMDSMDLEREKGITILAKNTGVRYLPADGSDPVTINIIDTPGHADFGGEVERGLTMVDGVVLLVDASEGPLPQTRFVLRKALKARMPIILVINKVDRPDARIKEVVDDTYELFLDLDADEEQIDFPIVYACARDGIASLTQPADGAVPDDSTSLEPLFRTLLDTIPPPAYEEDAPLQAHVTNLDASPFLGRLALCRVRQGTISKGQTVAWCRTDGSTQRVRISELLMTEGLERKPADSAGPGDIIAVAGIPEIMIGETLADAEDPRPLPLITVDEPAISMTIGTNTSPLVGRVKGAKVTARMVKDRLDKELVGNVSLRVLPTERPDAWEVQGRGELALAILVEQMRRESFELTVGKPQVVTREIDGKTCEPVERLTIDAPEEYLGAITQLLATRKGRMEQLVNHGTGWIRMEWLVPARGLIGFRTEFLTDTRGTGILHHVFESYEPWFGELRTRNNGSLVADRAGAVTSFAMINLQERGQLFVEPTTEVYEGMIVGENSRSDDMDVNITKEKKLTNMRASTSDETEKLIPPRKLSLEQALEFCREDECVEVTPAAIRIRKVVLDQTTRGRAAARRKHAG from the coding sequence ATGCAGCTTCGCACCGACCTCCGCAACGTCGCCATCATCGCCCACGTCGACCACGGCAAGACGACCCTGGTCGACGCCATGTTGCGGCAGGCCGGCGCCTACGGCGCCCGCGGCGAGGTAACCGAACGGGTCATGGACTCGATGGACCTCGAACGGGAAAAGGGCATCACCATCCTGGCCAAGAACACCGGCGTGCGGTACCTGCCGGCCGACGGCTCCGACCCGGTGACCATCAACATCATCGACACCCCCGGCCACGCCGACTTCGGTGGCGAGGTGGAGCGCGGCCTGACCATGGTCGACGGCGTGGTGCTGCTGGTGGACGCCAGCGAGGGCCCCCTGCCGCAGACCCGGTTCGTGCTCCGCAAGGCGCTCAAGGCCCGTATGCCGATCATCCTGGTGATCAACAAGGTGGACCGTCCCGACGCCCGGATCAAGGAGGTCGTGGACGACACCTACGAGCTCTTCCTCGACCTGGACGCCGACGAGGAGCAGATCGACTTCCCGATCGTCTACGCCTGCGCCCGCGACGGCATCGCCTCGCTGACCCAGCCGGCCGACGGCGCGGTCCCCGACGACAGCACCAGCCTGGAGCCGCTGTTCCGCACGCTGCTCGACACCATCCCGCCGCCCGCGTACGAGGAGGACGCGCCGTTGCAGGCGCACGTCACCAACCTCGACGCCTCCCCGTTCCTCGGCCGGCTGGCGCTGTGCCGCGTGCGCCAGGGCACCATCAGCAAGGGTCAGACCGTGGCCTGGTGCCGCACCGACGGCAGCACCCAGCGGGTCCGCATCTCCGAGCTGCTGATGACCGAGGGGCTGGAGCGCAAGCCGGCCGACTCGGCGGGCCCCGGCGACATCATCGCCGTCGCCGGCATCCCCGAGATCATGATCGGTGAGACCCTGGCCGACGCGGAGGACCCGCGCCCGCTGCCGCTGATCACCGTCGACGAGCCGGCCATCTCCATGACCATCGGCACCAACACCTCGCCGCTGGTCGGCCGGGTCAAGGGCGCCAAGGTCACCGCCCGGATGGTCAAGGACCGCCTGGACAAGGAACTGGTCGGCAACGTGTCGCTGCGGGTGCTGCCCACCGAGCGCCCCGACGCGTGGGAGGTGCAGGGCCGCGGCGAGCTGGCGCTGGCCATCCTCGTCGAGCAGATGCGCCGCGAGTCCTTCGAGCTGACCGTCGGCAAGCCGCAGGTCGTCACCCGGGAGATCGACGGCAAGACCTGCGAGCCCGTCGAGCGGCTCACCATCGACGCCCCCGAGGAGTACCTGGGCGCGATCACCCAGCTGCTGGCCACCCGCAAGGGCCGCATGGAGCAGTTGGTCAACCACGGCACCGGCTGGATCCGGATGGAGTGGCTCGTCCCGGCCCGGGGCCTGATCGGCTTCCGCACCGAGTTCCTCACCGACACCCGGGGCACCGGCATCCTGCACCACGTCTTCGAGTCGTACGAGCCGTGGTTCGGCGAGCTGCGCACCCGCAACAACGGCTCCCTGGTCGCCGACCGGGCCGGCGCCGTGACGTCGTTCGCGATGATCAACCTTCAGGAGCGCGGCCAGCTCTTCGTCGAGCCGACCACCGAGGTGTACGAGGGCATGATCGTCGGCGAGAACTCCCGCTCCGACGACATGGACGTCAACATCACCAAGGAGAAGAAGCTCACCAACATGCGCGCGTCGACCTCCGACGAGACCGAGAAGCTGATCCCGCCGCGCAAGCTGTCGCTGGAGCAGGCCCTCGAGTTCTGCCGCGAGGACGAGTGCGTCGAGGTCACCCCGGCCGCGATCCGGATCCGCAAGGTGGTGCTCGACCAGACCACCCGTGGCCGGGCCGCCGCCCGCCGCAAGCACGCCGGCTGA
- a CDS encoding DedA family protein, whose translation MHDLLTSLQGLPPLLIYVIAAIVVAGETAVIFGLLVPGEATLLLIGFLAYAGTLRLVPALLVMILAAVIGDTLAYRAGQRHGPRLRAGRLGARVGHERWSRADAMLGRLGGRGVLTARWVAFARTLVPRLAGAARMPYRRFAPWNLAGVVTWVGGSVLAGNLAGESYETVSRLLGRATGAVLVLVAALVAVVLAGRWLGRNPDPVRALASRAAGLRPVRWLSGRYGVLFFLLAMHVGPAWTLLINLVAGLLLLFVAGFAIAWVLGAVVRHSGLAVLDGAIADWFADRRTPGAVDVTLAVVSALRGSSLIVLVAVVAAVLAWRNRPWRADLLSVVGTVGAFVPLVVLAVVVDLAGPAAGGPDGRGSALFPAQNAVVAASLCTLAWLSSRRARWPVAVAAWTAAAAGVVGIVGARLYLGLSTASGSATAVLLGVAWTALFMVAWATRDKAVGGDPAEPAPVALRADA comes from the coding sequence ATGCACGACCTGCTGACCTCGCTGCAGGGCCTGCCGCCCCTGCTGATCTATGTGATCGCCGCGATTGTCGTCGCGGGGGAGACCGCCGTGATCTTCGGTCTGCTGGTGCCGGGCGAGGCGACCCTGTTGCTGATCGGCTTCCTAGCGTACGCGGGGACGCTGCGGCTCGTACCGGCGCTGCTGGTGATGATCCTTGCAGCAGTGATCGGCGACACACTGGCGTACCGGGCGGGCCAGCGGCACGGGCCCCGGCTGCGGGCCGGCCGGCTGGGCGCCCGGGTGGGGCACGAGCGGTGGAGCCGGGCGGACGCGATGCTCGGCCGGCTGGGCGGTCGCGGGGTGCTCACCGCCCGCTGGGTGGCCTTCGCCCGCACGCTGGTGCCTCGGCTGGCCGGGGCGGCCAGGATGCCGTACCGGCGGTTCGCGCCGTGGAACCTCGCCGGCGTGGTGACCTGGGTGGGTGGTTCGGTGCTCGCGGGCAACCTGGCGGGGGAGTCGTACGAGACGGTGTCCCGGCTGCTCGGGCGGGCCACGGGCGCGGTGCTGGTGCTGGTGGCCGCGCTGGTCGCGGTGGTGCTGGCGGGGCGGTGGCTGGGCCGCAACCCGGATCCGGTCCGGGCGCTGGCGTCGCGGGCGGCGGGGCTGCGGCCGGTGCGCTGGCTCAGCGGCCGCTACGGGGTGCTGTTCTTCCTGCTCGCCATGCACGTCGGGCCGGCCTGGACGTTGCTGATCAACCTGGTCGCCGGCCTGCTGCTGCTCTTCGTGGCCGGGTTCGCCATCGCGTGGGTGCTCGGGGCGGTCGTGCGGCACAGCGGCCTGGCGGTGCTCGACGGCGCGATCGCCGACTGGTTCGCCGACCGGCGTACGCCCGGGGCGGTCGACGTGACGCTCGCGGTGGTCTCGGCGCTGCGCGGCTCGTCGCTGATCGTGCTGGTGGCCGTCGTCGCGGCGGTGCTGGCCTGGCGCAACCGGCCCTGGCGGGCGGACCTGCTCAGCGTGGTCGGCACGGTCGGGGCGTTCGTACCGCTGGTGGTGCTGGCCGTGGTGGTCGACCTGGCCGGGCCGGCGGCGGGCGGGCCGGACGGCCGTGGCAGCGCCCTGTTCCCGGCGCAGAACGCCGTGGTGGCGGCCAGCCTCTGCACGCTGGCCTGGCTGTCGTCGCGGAGGGCGCGCTGGCCCGTGGCGGTGGCGGCCTGGACCGCCGCGGCGGCCGGCGTGGTCGGCATCGTCGGTGCCCGCCTCTACCTGGGGCTGAGCACCGCCAGCGGCAGCGCCACGGCGGTGCTGCTCGGGGTGGCCTGGACGGCGCTGTTCATGGTCGCCTGGGCGACCCGCGACAAGGCGGTGGGCGGCGACCCGGCGGAGCCGGCGCCGGTGGCGCTGCGCGCGGACGCCTGA
- a CDS encoding MMPL family transporter yields the protein MSVFTRVARGRLTAWLTVVAAIVFGAVVFGLPRPENPAPVSSTGLSLEWQSTQVERLQDQLPSRDVQPAIVVVSRADRAALTEADRAALTGQSGDLGQFAVGGQVSPPQVSPDGTVALVAVPLSTAGGQQEVAGRIDQLRASLDDVPDGLNVEVTGGPAFATDLTKVFDGADTTLLAVTAGVVALLLLITYRSPFLWIVPLVVVAATEQLTLRALDTVVPAVGINLPGGAVTGIASVLVFGAATNYALLLIARYREELRREEDRFVAMRAALRRVAEPILASGSTVVLGVLTLLLSEQELNRALAVACATGVVLAMLSALFVLPAALVIFGRGLFWPFVPRVGGEVREGRLWGRLGAAVERRPAPVALLATLLLAGLALGGLGINTGLSETEQFRVKPEAVAGAETLARSFPAGTTQPVAVLTTPTAVRAVTDTAAGVPGVASARPGEAGARVAQVDVVLEAEPGTDAASRAVEALRDAVAAVPDSAPPAVEGAPAFDGAVVGGAVAATYDENEANGRDLRLILPIILLLVGAVLVLLLRGLVAPVLLVLTVIASFFASIGASWLLFDHVLDMPALDSGVLLLAFVFLVALGVDYNIFLVTRAREDARRSGTRAGMLSALRVTGGVITSAGILLAAVFAVLGVLPLLLLTQIGIIVCIGVLLDTLLVRTVLVPALAFTLGDRFWWPGRIRREPAGDEDETTPGRESVTSRD from the coding sequence ATGTCAGTGTTCACCCGCGTGGCGCGCGGACGGCTCACCGCGTGGCTCACCGTGGTCGCCGCGATCGTCTTCGGGGCGGTCGTCTTCGGGCTGCCCAGGCCCGAGAACCCGGCGCCCGTCTCGTCCACCGGCCTCTCCTTGGAGTGGCAGTCGACCCAGGTGGAGCGCCTCCAGGATCAACTGCCCTCCCGCGACGTCCAGCCGGCGATCGTCGTCGTCAGCCGCGCCGACCGGGCGGCCCTCACCGAGGCCGACCGCGCCGCCCTCACCGGCCAGTCCGGTGACCTCGGCCAGTTCGCCGTCGGCGGGCAGGTCAGCCCGCCACAGGTCTCCCCCGACGGCACCGTCGCACTCGTCGCCGTACCGCTGTCGACCGCCGGCGGGCAGCAGGAGGTCGCCGGCCGGATCGACCAGCTGCGCGCGTCCCTGGACGACGTGCCGGACGGGCTGAACGTGGAGGTCACCGGCGGACCCGCGTTCGCCACCGACCTGACGAAGGTCTTCGACGGCGCCGACACCACGCTGCTCGCCGTCACCGCCGGGGTCGTGGCCCTGCTGCTGCTCATCACCTACCGCAGCCCGTTCCTGTGGATCGTGCCGCTCGTCGTCGTCGCCGCGACCGAGCAGCTCACGCTGCGCGCCCTCGACACGGTCGTCCCGGCCGTCGGCATCAACCTGCCCGGCGGCGCCGTCACCGGCATCGCCAGCGTCCTCGTCTTCGGCGCCGCCACCAACTACGCCCTGCTGCTGATCGCCCGCTACCGCGAGGAACTGCGCCGCGAGGAGGACCGCTTCGTGGCGATGCGCGCGGCGCTGCGTCGCGTCGCCGAGCCCATCCTCGCCAGCGGCTCCACCGTCGTCCTCGGCGTGCTCACCCTGCTGCTGTCGGAGCAGGAACTCAACCGCGCCCTCGCCGTGGCCTGCGCGACGGGCGTCGTCCTCGCCATGCTCTCGGCGTTGTTCGTCCTCCCGGCGGCCCTGGTGATCTTCGGACGCGGCCTGTTCTGGCCCTTCGTGCCCCGGGTCGGCGGGGAGGTCCGCGAGGGCCGGCTGTGGGGCCGGCTGGGTGCCGCCGTCGAGCGCCGTCCCGCACCGGTCGCGCTGCTCGCGACGCTGCTGCTGGCCGGGCTCGCCCTCGGCGGGCTCGGCATCAACACCGGCCTGTCGGAGACCGAGCAGTTCCGGGTCAAGCCGGAAGCCGTCGCCGGCGCGGAGACCCTCGCGCGGTCCTTCCCCGCGGGCACGACCCAGCCGGTCGCCGTGCTCACCACCCCCACGGCGGTACGGGCCGTCACGGACACCGCCGCCGGGGTCCCCGGCGTCGCCTCCGCACGTCCCGGCGAGGCGGGCGCCCGGGTCGCCCAGGTCGACGTCGTGCTGGAGGCCGAGCCCGGCACCGACGCCGCGAGCCGGGCCGTCGAGGCCCTGCGGGACGCGGTCGCGGCGGTGCCCGACTCCGCCCCGCCCGCGGTCGAGGGCGCGCCCGCGTTCGACGGCGCGGTGGTGGGCGGCGCCGTCGCCGCCACCTACGACGAGAACGAGGCCAACGGCAGGGACCTGCGGCTGATCCTGCCGATCATCCTGCTGCTCGTCGGCGCGGTGCTGGTGCTGCTCCTGCGCGGCCTGGTCGCCCCGGTGCTGCTCGTGCTCACGGTGATCGCCTCGTTCTTCGCCAGCATCGGCGCGTCGTGGCTGCTCTTCGACCACGTGCTCGACATGCCGGCGCTCGACAGCGGCGTGCTGCTGCTGGCCTTCGTGTTCCTGGTGGCGCTCGGTGTGGACTACAACATCTTCCTCGTCACCCGGGCCCGCGAGGACGCCCGGCGCAGCGGCACCCGCGCCGGCATGCTCTCGGCCCTGCGGGTGACCGGTGGCGTCATCACCAGCGCCGGCATCCTGCTCGCGGCGGTCTTCGCCGTCCTCGGCGTCCTGCCGCTGCTCCTGCTGACCCAGATCGGGATCATCGTCTGCATCGGCGTCCTGCTGGACACCCTGCTCGTCCGGACGGTCCTGGTGCCGGCGCTGGCGTTCACGCTCGGCGACCGCTTCTGGTGGCCGGGGCGGATCAGGCGCGAGCCCGCCGGGGACGAGGACGAAACCACGCCGGGACGCGAATCGGTCACCAGCCGGGACTGA
- a CDS encoding MarR family winged helix-turn-helix transcriptional regulator, which produces MYRRRDTRRERLIAEIGAELRRYSVDAQHIGHAFAGLHGLNATDLQALIAVMDAELIGQPITPGRLGEQLNLSSGSVTALIDRLERAGHIRRDRDTADRRKVFLHYAEQGAALAMDFFRPLGRRTDDVMAGFSDEELEVVHRFMTAMTASMAEHRDAVRAARDEPARRANG; this is translated from the coding sequence ATGTACCGGCGGCGCGACACGCGCCGCGAACGCCTCATCGCCGAGATCGGGGCCGAGCTGCGGCGCTACTCGGTCGACGCGCAGCACATCGGGCACGCCTTCGCCGGCCTGCACGGGCTCAACGCCACCGACCTCCAGGCGCTCATCGCGGTGATGGACGCCGAGCTGATCGGTCAGCCGATCACCCCCGGCCGCCTCGGCGAGCAGCTGAACCTGTCGTCCGGCTCGGTCACCGCGCTGATCGACCGGCTGGAGCGCGCGGGGCACATCCGTCGCGACCGCGACACCGCCGATCGCCGCAAGGTCTTCCTGCACTACGCCGAGCAGGGCGCCGCCCTCGCCATGGACTTCTTCCGCCCTCTCGGCCGACGTACCGACGACGTGATGGCCGGCTTCAGCGACGAGGAGCTGGAGGTGGTGCACCGGTTCATGACCGCGATGACCGCCTCCATGGCGGAGCACCGCGACGCGGTGCGCGCCGCCCGCGACGAGCCGGCCCGGCGCGCGAACGGCTGA
- a CDS encoding CocE/NonD family hydrolase: MLDRLATRLATAALRLPPARTRRVTLARGIPVRVRDGVPLRTDHYAPDLPGAPTVLIRTPYGRGGPMRLLGRLAAERGFHVVIQSCRGTFGSGGVFDPLVHEREDGLDTLDWLRRQPWWSGAFGMFGASYQGFVQWALAADAGEELRAMVAVVTASGTRDSTYAGESFALDTVLTWAELLQAQTVPWLARQWELKRGQPRLVAALAHLPLAEADRVATGVTVPFFQEWLRHHTPDADYWRSRVFGDRIAEVRAPVAMVSGWHDIFLPAQLRDFAALRAAGRSPRLTVGPWNHGSPGLFVAALRDGLDHLDAQLAGRRPRAGAAAPVRVHVGGAGGGWRDLPDWPPPAVPTPWHLHPAGGLDTAAPVPSAPDGFHYDPADPTPSLGGPLLVAQRAGPVDNRPVEARPDVLTYTSAPLDAPVEVIGLVRAEIHLRSELSHLDVFVRLCDVDRRGRSWNVCDGLVRVAPDRFTADAAGVVRVPVELWPTAHRFAPGHRLRVQVSGGAHPRYARNPGTGEALGSAVTLRAGWREILHDPQCPSGVVLPIMPPAPQLSPNRKNPA; encoded by the coding sequence GTGCTCGACCGGCTGGCAACCCGCCTCGCCACCGCCGCCCTACGGTTGCCGCCCGCGCGCACCCGGCGGGTCACCCTCGCCCGGGGCATCCCGGTGCGGGTGCGCGACGGCGTGCCGCTGCGCACCGACCACTACGCCCCGGACCTGCCCGGCGCGCCCACCGTGCTGATCCGCACCCCGTACGGGCGGGGTGGTCCCATGCGGCTGCTCGGCCGGCTCGCCGCCGAGCGCGGCTTCCACGTGGTGATCCAGTCCTGCCGCGGCACGTTCGGCTCGGGCGGCGTCTTCGACCCGCTGGTGCACGAACGTGAGGACGGGCTCGACACCCTCGACTGGCTGCGCCGCCAGCCCTGGTGGTCCGGCGCGTTCGGAATGTTCGGCGCCAGCTACCAGGGCTTCGTGCAGTGGGCCCTCGCCGCCGACGCCGGCGAGGAACTGCGTGCGATGGTCGCGGTGGTGACCGCGTCGGGCACCCGTGACTCGACGTACGCCGGGGAGTCCTTCGCCCTGGACACCGTGCTCACCTGGGCCGAGCTGCTCCAGGCACAGACCGTGCCGTGGCTGGCCCGGCAGTGGGAACTCAAGCGCGGCCAGCCCCGGCTGGTCGCGGCCCTGGCCCACCTGCCGCTGGCCGAGGCGGACCGGGTGGCCACCGGCGTCACCGTGCCGTTCTTCCAGGAGTGGCTGCGCCACCACACCCCGGACGCCGACTACTGGCGGTCGCGGGTCTTCGGCGACCGGATCGCCGAGGTCCGCGCGCCGGTGGCGATGGTCAGCGGCTGGCACGACATCTTCCTGCCGGCCCAGCTGCGTGACTTCGCCGCGCTGCGCGCGGCCGGCAGGAGTCCCCGGTTGACGGTCGGGCCGTGGAACCACGGCAGTCCGGGGCTCTTCGTCGCGGCGCTGCGCGACGGGCTGGACCATCTCGACGCGCAGCTCGCCGGGCGGCGCCCGCGCGCGGGCGCCGCCGCCCCCGTACGGGTGCACGTCGGCGGCGCCGGCGGGGGCTGGCGGGACCTGCCCGACTGGCCGCCCCCGGCGGTGCCCACCCCGTGGCACCTGCACCCGGCGGGCGGGCTCGACACCGCCGCGCCGGTGCCGTCGGCGCCGGACGGCTTCCACTACGACCCGGCCGACCCGACGCCCTCGCTCGGCGGCCCGCTGCTCGTCGCCCAGCGGGCCGGCCCCGTGGACAACCGGCCGGTCGAGGCCCGGCCCGACGTGCTCACCTACACCAGCGCCCCACTCGACGCGCCCGTCGAGGTGATCGGCCTGGTACGCGCCGAGATCCACCTGCGCAGCGAACTGTCCCACCTGGACGTCTTCGTGCGACTGTGCGACGTGGACCGGCGCGGCCGATCCTGGAACGTCTGCGACGGCCTGGTCCGGGTCGCCCCCGACCGGTTCACCGCCGACGCGGCGGGCGTGGTGCGCGTACCCGTGGAACTCTGGCCCACCGCGCACCGCTTCGCGCCGGGGCACCGGCTGCGGGTGCAGGTCTCCGGCGGCGCCCACCCCCGCTACGCGCGCAACCCCGGCACCGGCGAAGCCCTCGGCTCGGCAGTCACCCTACGTGCCGGATGGCGGGAGATCCTGCACGACCCACAGTGTCCGTCCGGAGTGGTCCTGCCGATCATGCCGCCGGCACCACAGCTTTCTCCCAATCGAAAAAACCCCGCCTGA
- a CDS encoding cold-shock protein, giving the protein MATGTVKWFNSEKGFGFIEQDGGGPDVFVHYSAIASSGYRELNEGQKVEFEVTQGQKGPQADNVRSL; this is encoded by the coding sequence ATGGCAACCGGCACGGTTAAGTGGTTCAACTCGGAAAAGGGCTTCGGCTTCATCGAGCAGGATGGCGGAGGGCCGGACGTGTTCGTCCACTACTCGGCCATCGCGTCGAGCGGTTACCGGGAGCTGAACGAGGGCCAGAAGGTCGAGTTCGAGGTGACCCAGGGTCAGAAGGGTCCGCAGGCGGACAACGTCCGTTCGCTGTAG